In Nitrospira sp., one genomic interval encodes:
- the priA gene encoding primosomal protein N', producing MPDSPELLCRPADPACATAFADVILPRRLHRPFTYLIPDNLRGKVDIGQSVIVPFGTREIQGLVTALYGHLPSGVPVESLKAVRALASDVSEATLSAQQLNLSRWLAQRYAAPWGQCIKLVAPPMVPTTKGRVRYQPTDEGLRCVSHGNGLAAAEWQLLKRLCRRDGLEATTLERGKDSSITKALQGLIGKGCVFRRAVDGALPASRPRNEASTQVGQAGLINSAMGPVSVAREAVESWPAAVGEALSHAAGMPILLQSTQESRRWCLVQAAQETIRRGRRVLVVTGDVEHAKYLVDALASAGVPALLMHRTTSAKAQAAVWREVQAPSTNVVIGTRSAVFAPLERLGLIWVEGEDEEALKEEQVPRYHAREVAQHRALNEGALLVLSSSHPSLESWSMARRGVMTACLYRDDAVLPRVEVVDIHVLLKDRSQGLLSALVCEGLEAALLRNGLAVLYMNRRGFASVLHCRDCGAMPQCETCSIALTFSKNSQQMRCHYCGRARSVPDHCLQCQSLKLEPVGAGTERIEEDVRRLFPQVRVGRADGDTIRRPPEALAFRRALAAREFDVVIGTQMLFGLDLQGRAAFVAIPDADAGLHVSDFRAAERTYRGLVDAINLAEPLDAGGRVVVQTRFPDHHVMAALASGDESRFLEQELGFREMLEYPPFTQLVRLNISGTLEWAVIRAAERWAGLLRAEVIQSAPRPVGADLQASVDDVTVLGPSPAPHVRTRGRYCWQILVKSRQAGAGTEKILRTLERLERESRRGGLRFGIDVDPVTMV from the coding sequence ATGCCCGATTCTCCTGAATTGTTGTGCCGCCCGGCCGATCCGGCCTGTGCCACTGCCTTTGCGGATGTCATCTTGCCTCGCCGCCTGCATCGGCCTTTCACCTATCTCATTCCCGACAATCTCCGAGGGAAGGTGGACATTGGTCAATCGGTCATTGTTCCCTTCGGGACTCGGGAGATTCAAGGGTTGGTCACCGCACTGTATGGGCACCTTCCCTCAGGAGTGCCGGTGGAGAGTCTCAAGGCCGTTCGCGCCCTGGCCTCGGATGTGTCCGAGGCTACCTTAAGCGCGCAACAGCTGAATCTGAGCCGTTGGTTGGCACAGCGGTACGCTGCTCCCTGGGGGCAATGCATCAAACTCGTTGCCCCTCCGATGGTGCCGACGACAAAGGGCCGCGTGCGGTATCAGCCGACCGACGAGGGGTTGAGATGCGTCTCTCACGGTAATGGCCTCGCCGCGGCTGAATGGCAATTGCTAAAGAGGCTCTGCCGCCGCGACGGCCTTGAAGCGACAACCCTGGAGCGTGGTAAGGATTCCAGCATCACGAAAGCATTGCAGGGATTGATCGGGAAAGGATGCGTCTTTCGCCGCGCGGTCGACGGTGCTCTGCCGGCCTCTCGACCGCGTAATGAGGCAAGCACCCAAGTCGGTCAGGCTGGTCTTATAAATTCAGCTATGGGCCCGGTGTCAGTTGCCCGCGAGGCGGTCGAATCTTGGCCGGCGGCTGTGGGGGAGGCGCTCTCGCATGCCGCAGGGATGCCTATCTTGCTGCAGTCCACCCAGGAGAGCAGGCGCTGGTGTCTGGTTCAAGCCGCCCAGGAAACCATCCGCCGAGGCCGGCGCGTCTTGGTGGTGACGGGAGATGTCGAACACGCTAAATATTTGGTGGACGCTCTGGCGTCTGCGGGAGTTCCCGCGTTGCTTATGCACCGTACAACCTCGGCCAAAGCGCAAGCGGCCGTCTGGCGGGAGGTGCAGGCGCCATCCACGAATGTGGTGATCGGGACTCGCTCAGCCGTTTTCGCCCCACTTGAACGGCTGGGGTTGATCTGGGTCGAAGGGGAGGATGAGGAGGCACTCAAAGAGGAGCAAGTCCCGCGATACCATGCGCGGGAGGTTGCACAGCATCGTGCCCTCAATGAGGGGGCGCTACTGGTCCTGTCTTCCAGTCATCCCTCGCTGGAAAGTTGGTCAATGGCACGTCGCGGAGTAATGACTGCTTGCCTGTATCGAGATGACGCAGTCCTGCCACGGGTGGAGGTCGTCGACATACATGTCCTGCTGAAGGACCGTTCACAGGGGCTGTTGTCGGCTCTGGTCTGTGAGGGGCTGGAAGCCGCCTTGCTTCGGAATGGTCTGGCCGTTCTCTACATGAATCGTCGGGGCTTTGCCAGTGTGCTGCACTGTCGTGACTGTGGAGCGATGCCGCAGTGTGAAACCTGCAGCATCGCCCTCACGTTCTCCAAAAACAGTCAGCAGATGCGCTGTCACTATTGTGGACGAGCCAGGTCGGTACCCGATCATTGCCTACAGTGCCAATCGCTGAAGCTGGAGCCCGTCGGGGCCGGGACTGAGCGGATCGAAGAAGACGTCCGGCGCCTGTTCCCGCAAGTACGCGTGGGGCGCGCGGATGGTGATACGATCCGGCGGCCTCCCGAGGCGCTCGCATTCAGACGCGCTCTGGCCGCGCGAGAATTTGACGTCGTGATCGGCACGCAGATGCTGTTTGGACTGGATCTCCAGGGACGGGCTGCGTTTGTCGCGATCCCTGATGCAGATGCGGGCCTGCACGTCTCGGATTTTCGTGCCGCTGAACGAACGTATCGCGGGTTGGTGGATGCGATCAACTTGGCCGAACCGCTCGATGCCGGTGGCCGAGTCGTCGTACAAACTCGTTTCCCGGATCACCACGTTATGGCCGCCCTCGCCTCCGGCGACGAGAGCCGGTTTCTAGAGCAAGAACTGGGTTTCCGGGAAATGCTTGAGTACCCGCCGTTTACACAGTTGGTGCGGTTGAATATCTCGGGTACGCTGGAGTGGGCTGTGATCCGTGCTGCCGAACGGTGGGCCGGACTCCTTCGCGCGGAGGTGATTCAGTCGGCGCCGAGACCAGTCGGAGCAGATCTTCAGGCTTCCGTTGATGACGTGACGGTCCTCGGGCCTTCGCCGGCGCCGCATGTCCGGACCAGGGGCCGGTACTGCTGGCAGATTCTGGTCAAATCCCGGCAGGCTGGGGCGGGAACGGAGAAGATCCTGCGGACCTTGGAGCGACTGGAGCGAGAATCAAGGCGAGGCGGACTGCGGTTCGGTATCGATGTCGATCCCGTGACGATGGTGTAG
- a CDS encoding OmpA family protein, with amino-acid sequence MKTVPLHAGVLVLSCGLTTLTAVPLYAQNAQSVRLGEAALTYAAGSIRQDMPVDGVVNVITGDNQITGNRMMIGWSGTDTLYLKLKNPGEAALGDLYTIYRRSRKVFHPRTKEYLGYVITRLGVVKIIQVDPALVLAQVVRSYGPFSPGDPVVRFTPPTTDEVGETPSPVSGLEGMVVDLQSDKNMSLVAQGNVVYLDRGHEDGVRAGDLLEVLRTGAGLPERKIGVVKILSTEARTATAVLHKAWARVLVGDRVRSNQVSSVEVLPGDDAVPQVVTAVASTPTSKDLRLPDGESSRHPRSGATLDLDELAGKLEFESGQAKVTAEGEAVLRQLATQLKDLAGHRLVRIEGHSDNMEIGPSLKGQFPTNWDLSKARAAGIVQYLVEQGGLDSAKLTAVGYGATRPLASNASETDRRKNRRIEVVLYSPDAEPVSQPVSSKVPEVLSGSVDAVVGSDDRVVPGDSAASDEVSHHVPAAADGSDSNGSPGAEPMPSPAGT; translated from the coding sequence ATGAAAACCGTACCTTTACATGCCGGCGTGCTGGTGCTGTCCTGCGGGCTGACGACCCTGACGGCGGTTCCTCTGTATGCGCAAAACGCCCAAAGCGTTCGTCTGGGGGAGGCCGCTCTGACCTATGCCGCCGGATCCATACGCCAAGATATGCCGGTTGACGGTGTCGTCAATGTCATCACCGGGGATAATCAAATCACCGGGAATCGGATGATGATTGGTTGGTCGGGGACGGACACACTATACCTCAAGTTGAAGAACCCGGGGGAGGCAGCGCTCGGGGACCTGTACACCATATATAGGCGTTCCCGGAAGGTTTTTCACCCCAGGACAAAGGAGTATCTGGGGTATGTCATCACTCGGCTGGGAGTGGTGAAAATCATTCAGGTCGATCCTGCGCTGGTGTTGGCCCAGGTGGTCAGGTCCTATGGGCCCTTCTCGCCCGGGGATCCTGTGGTGCGCTTCACTCCTCCAACCACTGACGAAGTAGGTGAAACGCCGTCCCCGGTGAGCGGTCTTGAAGGAATGGTGGTGGATCTCCAGTCCGATAAGAACATGTCGCTGGTTGCTCAGGGCAACGTAGTGTATCTGGATAGGGGGCATGAGGATGGAGTGCGTGCAGGCGATCTGCTTGAAGTGCTTCGGACCGGTGCCGGATTGCCGGAGAGGAAAATCGGCGTCGTGAAGATCCTTTCCACAGAGGCTCGTACGGCGACGGCGGTCTTGCACAAAGCCTGGGCTCGAGTATTAGTCGGTGATCGGGTTCGGTCGAATCAGGTGTCCTCCGTGGAGGTATTGCCAGGAGACGATGCGGTGCCCCAGGTTGTGACGGCTGTCGCTTCGACGCCCACCTCTAAGGACCTCAGATTGCCCGATGGAGAGTCCAGCCGGCATCCGCGGAGCGGTGCCACGCTCGACCTCGACGAATTGGCCGGCAAGCTGGAATTCGAATCAGGGCAAGCGAAGGTAACAGCGGAAGGCGAGGCAGTCCTCCGGCAGTTGGCAACCCAGCTCAAGGACTTGGCTGGTCACCGGCTCGTCCGAATCGAGGGGCACTCAGACAACATGGAGATCGGGCCGTCGCTCAAGGGACAATTCCCTACGAATTGGGATTTGTCCAAGGCGCGGGCGGCGGGAATTGTGCAGTATTTGGTGGAGCAGGGTGGACTGGATTCGGCAAAACTCACTGCCGTGGGTTATGGGGCGACCAGGCCCCTCGCCAGCAATGCATCAGAAACCGACCGGCGCAAGAATAGACGGATCGAAGTTGTGTTGTATTCACCCGATGCAGAGCCTGTCAGCCAGCCCGTTAGCAGCAAGGTGCCCGAAGTCCTCTCGGGTTCTGTGGATGCAGTGGTGGGCTCAGATGATCGAGTTGTTCCAGGGGACTCAGCCGCTTCGGATGAAGTGAGCCACCACGTTCCTGCAGCGGCGGATGGATCGGACTCGAATGGTTCTCCCGGAGCAGAACCAATGCCAAGTCCAGCTGGAACATAG
- a CDS encoding NADH-quinone oxidoreductase subunit A: MAGSELLLEYLSRYFPILVFVFVALAFGVGTLLISYFVQPKYPEPEKLSTYECGSEPFSDARMPFPVRYYIFAMLFVIFDVEVIFLYPWAVVFNKIGLVGLVEMLLFIGLFLVAYVYAWRKGALEWD; this comes from the coding sequence ATGGCCGGTTCCGAGCTCCTTTTAGAATACCTGAGCCGTTATTTCCCTATTTTGGTATTCGTGTTCGTTGCGCTCGCCTTCGGCGTGGGCACGTTGCTCATCAGCTATTTCGTACAGCCGAAATATCCGGAGCCGGAAAAGCTCTCAACCTACGAATGCGGGTCCGAGCCCTTCTCCGATGCTCGCATGCCCTTTCCGGTTCGTTATTACATCTTCGCCATGTTGTTCGTGATTTTTGACGTCGAGGTCATCTTCCTCTATCCGTGGGCCGTTGTATTCAACAAGATCGGCCTCGTCGGACTGGTCGAGATGTTGCTCTTCATCGGGCTCTTCCTCGTCGCCTATGTCTACGCCTGGCGTAAAGGAGCGTTGGAATGGGATTGA
- a CDS encoding NADH-quinone oxidoreductase subunit B — MGLIQLGSREKDGNPDVITTTVEKAVNWARKGSLWPMTFGLACCAIEMIAAVSSRYDMDRYGAGVFRASPRQSDLMIVAGTVCRRMAPVIRKIYDQMPEPKYVIAMGSCATSGNIYDSYSVVQGVDRFVPVDIYVPGCPPTPEALFDGILKLQERIMQKRVFLSQPKEVRDALKV; from the coding sequence ATGGGATTGATTCAGCTGGGAAGCCGGGAGAAAGACGGCAACCCCGATGTCATTACGACGACGGTTGAAAAAGCGGTGAACTGGGCCCGCAAGGGCTCATTGTGGCCGATGACCTTCGGACTGGCCTGCTGCGCGATCGAAATGATCGCCGCCGTCTCCTCCCGATACGACATGGACCGGTATGGAGCGGGGGTGTTTCGCGCGTCTCCCCGCCAGTCCGATTTGATGATCGTCGCAGGAACCGTATGCCGCCGCATGGCTCCGGTCATCCGCAAAATCTATGACCAGATGCCGGAACCCAAATACGTGATTGCGATGGGGTCCTGCGCCACTTCCGGCAACATCTACGACAGCTACAGCGTCGTGCAGGGCGTGGACCGATTCGTTCCGGTCGATATTTACGTGCCGGGTTGTCCACCGACACCCGAGGCCCTATTCGACGGCATCCTAAAATTGCAAGAGCGCATCATGCAGAAGCGTGTGTTCCTAAGCCAACCGAAGGAAGTGAGGGACGCGCTGAAGGTCTAA
- a CDS encoding NADH-quinone oxidoreductase subunit C: MSLLATRIEQTFPGVVLKTVEWRGDLAVTVKREALHDVAHFLRHDPLMTFDYIVHVSSVDWPDDEERFEVVYEVYSIRARQRIRLKARVPESDCIVDSLTDIWKGADFMEREVYDMMGIRFRNHPDLRRILMPDEYDEGYPLRKDFPLRGKGWRDTFDFLDEAVR, encoded by the coding sequence ATGAGCTTACTCGCAACGCGCATCGAACAAACTTTTCCCGGAGTCGTGCTCAAGACCGTGGAATGGCGGGGAGACCTTGCCGTGACGGTCAAACGAGAGGCCTTGCACGACGTCGCTCATTTCTTACGACACGACCCATTGATGACGTTCGATTACATCGTGCATGTCAGTTCCGTTGACTGGCCGGATGACGAAGAACGATTCGAAGTGGTCTACGAGGTCTACTCGATTCGAGCCCGGCAACGAATCCGTTTGAAGGCGCGCGTTCCCGAATCTGATTGCATTGTCGACTCCCTCACCGACATCTGGAAGGGAGCCGACTTTATGGAGCGCGAAGTCTACGACATGATGGGAATCCGTTTTCGAAACCACCCGGACCTCCGTCGGATCTTGATGCCGGACGAGTATGACGAAGGGTATCCTTTGCGCAAAGATTTCCCGCTCCGCGGGAAAGGGTGGCGCGACACATTTGATTTTTTGGATGAAGCGGTCCGATAG